A stretch of the Lepus europaeus isolate LE1 unplaced genomic scaffold, mLepTim1.pri SCAFFOLD_3_1, whole genome shotgun sequence genome encodes the following:
- the LOC133755235 gene encoding tripartite motif-containing protein 64-like, which yields MWLNLIIILQEKLLKEMNTLWERFQELKNNVTQEIKKAHSFTEYVSIRELMIKVQYQKLHILLHEEEQLQLQALHREAQEISQQLKDSEMRMTQQKHQVKETYRELAEACRKPDLELLQDIGSVLERAELVQTLNPQRVNPELTLWHITGLTEMLYNFKVDHGLKKEVAHSYLRLSEDLRSAIVGEGHRSVPSHSQRAESFAVWGAQTFTSGKHYWEVDVSSSSNWILGVCYDSSTSDTSDILNLEEAFLLASLKSNNHYVLTTSVPPLTHYVKMPLSSVGVFLDCDHGTVSFYDADIGSLIHCNVPTHFTSPLNPFLCLCPP from the exons ATGTGGCTAAATCTCATAATTATTCTGCAGGAAaaacttttaaaggaaatgaatACTTTATGGGAACGTTTCCAGGAATTGAAAAACAATGTGACACAGGAAATTAAAAAGGCACATTCATTCACG GAATATGTGTCCATAAGGGAGTTGATGATAAAAGTTCAGTACCAGAAGTTGCATATACTTCTCCATGAGGAGGAGCAACTGCAGCTGCAGGCCCTGCACAGAGAAGCACAGGAGATTTCCCAGCAGCTCAAGGACAGTGAGATGAGAATGACGCAACAGAAACACCAGGTGAAAGAAACGTACAGAGAGCTGGCTGAGGCATGCCGGAAGCCTGACCTGGAGTTACTGCAG gaTATTGGGAGTGTATTAGAAAG AGCAGAACTGGTACAGACACTCAATCCCCAGCGGGTTAACCCAGAGCTGACGTTATGGCACATCACTGGACTCACAGAGATGCTATACAACTTCAAAG tGGATCATGGTCTGAAGAAGGAAGTGGCCCACAGCTACTTAAGGCTCTCTGAGGACCTCAGAAGTGCAATAGTTGGAGAAGGACATCGCAGTGTCCCCAGCCattcccagagagcagagagctttgCTGTGTGGGGTGCTCAGACCTTCACCTCTGGCAAGCATTACTGGGAGGTGGATGTGTCATCCTCTTCCAATTGGATTTTGGGAGTCTGTTATGATTCCAGCACAAGTGATACCAGTGACATTCTTAATCTCGAAGAAGcatttctcctggcctccctgaaGAGTAACAACCATTACGTCCTTACCACCAGTGTTCCACCCTTAACTCACTATGTGAAAATGCCCCTGAGTAGTGTTGGGGTGTTTCTGGATTGTGACCATGGAACAGTGAGTTTCTATGACGCTGACATAGGTTCCCTCATACATTGTAATGTTCCAACCCACTTTACTTCTCCTCTGAACCCCTTTTTGTGCCTTTGCCCCCCATGA